The genomic segment TTTGATTCCAAGGTAATTGTCGTCACCGGGGGAAATTCCGGAATGGGAAGGGCGGTCGCGGAACGCGTCGCGTCCGAAGGTGCTGGTGTGGTGATTGCCGCGCGGCGGAAGGATGTCGGGGAGGAAGTGGCGGCGGGGATTCGGGCCGCTGGTGGGCGGGCGGTGTTCGTGGGGGCTGATGTCACCGTTGAGGAGGAGGCCGCACGGGTGGTGGAGGCCGCGGTCGCGGAATTCGGGCGGCTGGACGGTGCTTTCAACAATGTCGGCGGAGTTAATGCGTTCGGGCCGGTGCAGTCGATCGACGCCGACGGCTGGCAGGCGGATATCGCGCACAATCTGTCGACCGTGTTCTACGGACTCAAGTACCAGATTCCGGCGATCGTCGCGGCCGGTGGTGGCGCGATCGTCAACAACGCGTCCAACCTCGGTGTCGTGGGAATGGCCGGGGTCTCGCCTTATGTGGCGGCGAAGCACGGGGTCGTCGGGCTGACGCGGGCGGTGGCGCTGGAGACCGCCGAGCAGGGGGTGCGGGTCAACGCGCTGGTGACCGGGGGAGTGGACACACCGCTGTTCCGGGCCACGATGGGCGCGACACCGGAGGCGGTGGCGGCGATCGCCGCGATGCACCCGATGGGGCGGATCGCGCTGCCTGAGGAGATCGCCGCGTTCGCCGCGTTCCTGCTCAGCGACGAGGCGGCGTTCATCACCGGCGCCGCACTGGCGGTGGACGGCGGCTTCACGGCCCGCTGAGGACCGCCCCCGGGGGCATCACGGCCGCAGGGTCAGTGCGAACCAGACGGTGCGACCGGCCGGACCACCCGTGATGCCCCAGTCGGCGGCGAGGACCTCGACGAGTCCGAGGCCGCGCCCGCCCTCCCCGTTGCCGTGCAGCACCCGCGGGACCTCGCGGCTGCCCTGGTCGTGGACGGCGATGCGCACCGTGTCCGCGGAGAAGCCCAGTTCGACGGTGAAGCCGCCGAGCGGATCCCCCGACCTGGTGTGCAGGATCGCGTTGCTCGCCAGCTCGCTCACCAGGAGCACGGCGTCGTCGATGACATGGCGGTAGCCCGGGTCCGCGAGGAACTGGGTGACGTAGCGGCGGGCGGTGGAGACATGCGCCGGGGTGCCGGGGAAGGTCCGGAAGGCCGTACCCGGCGGGCCCGGAGCCGGGACGGGGACCTGCGCGGGGATCGCGGCCTGGGCCGGGCCGCAAGGGGCCGTCGGGGCCGTCGGGGTCGCTAAGACGGGCACGGCGGCGGGGAGCGCGTTCCGCCCGAGTGCCCCTGGCTGCTGCTTCATGAGCGGTCCTCTTCCTGTGGGACCACCCGCAGTGCGAGCAGCGTCAGATCGTCCTGCGGGGAGCCGCCGGCGAATTCCATGACCTGCTGCTCCACCGCGCTCACCACCGCCTCCGCGGACAGGCCGCGGGTCCCGGCCAGGGCCGTGAGCAGCCGGTCGTCGTCGAAGAACGACCGGTCGCGGTCGCGGGCCTCGGTGACACCGTCCGAGTACATCAGCAGGACGTCCCCGCCCCTCAGGACGAGCTCCTCGACCTCGGCCTCGGGCGACGCGTACAGCCCGAGCGGCCGCCCGCCGCCCCGGGCGAACCCGACCGTGCCGTCCGCCCGCAGCACCGCGGCGGGCAGATGACCGGCGCTGGCCAGCCGCACCCGGGCCTGCCCGCGCTCCGCCCGGACATGGGCGAAGACGGCGGTGACGAACCGGTCGGTCGGATGCTGCACGGCCATCGCGTGGTTGACCTTCTCCAGCACCACGTCCGGGTGCTCCTCCCAGACGCTCAGCGTGCGGATGCCGTGCCGCACGGCGGCCGTGACGGACGCGGCCTCGACGCCCTTGCCGCAGACGTCGCCGACGACCAGGCCCCAGCCGCCGAGGGTGGCGAAGGCGTCGTAGAAGTCGCCGCCGACCTGCGGGCCGCCACCCGGCGGCCGGTACAGGCCGGCCACCTCGGTGAACGGGATCTCGGGCAGCTCGGACGGGAGCAGGCTGAACTGGAGCACCTGCGCGGCGTTCTCCTGGCGGCGGTGGTCCCGTTCGGCGAGCAGCGCCATCGCGAGGTGCTGGCCCAGCTCCTCCAGCAGACCGAGATCGGGGAGGGTGAAGCCGTGGGACCCGCCGCAGCGCAGCAGCACCAGCGCGCCCAGGGTCTCGGGGCCGGTGCCCAGCGGTACGCCGAGGACCGGTCCGAGGGGCCGCGGAGTGACGCCGTCGACCGGGGGCGCCGGTTCGAGCAGGGCGGCGCCGGAGCTGATGACGGCACGGGCCACGCGCTGCGCCGTGGCCGTCGACGCCTCTCGGCCGGCCCGGGTCCCCGGCCGGGGACCGGGCGCCGGACGGGCGTACGGCGGCGCGTCCGCGGGCATCGCGGCGACCTGGTGCGGTGTCCCGGCCCGCACGAGGAAGAAGATGACCCGGGCGGAGAACTCGTCGGCGAGCAGGCTGGCCGCCCGTTCGAGCAGGCCGGGGCCCGGCCGCAGCGGCTCGCCGACCAGCAGCCGCGTCATCCTGCAGACGACGTCCAGCCGCCGTACGCCCATGGCGACTTCGTCCCGCTGGGTCGCCGTGTCCGGGCTCCGGTCGCGGATGCTCGTACGGTTCGAGGCGGCGATCGCACGGTGCACGGTGCCGGCGTCTGCGCGGTCCGTGCGCGCGGCATCGTCGCGGGGACGGGGAGGGTCGTGGGCGTCCGGGGATTCGCCGGAGTCGGGGGACAGGACGACGGCGGAGATCAGCGGGCGGGCGCCGGGCGGGGTCCGCAGCTGGGCCAGTTGGATCCGCACCGCGCTCGTTCCGTCGGTGCTGGTGAGCAGCAGCGGCAGCGGTCCCGGCCGGGCGCCGCGCTGCGCGGCACCGAGCGCCGACCGGAAGACCCGCCGGTACTCGGCCTGGACCCGCGCCGCCAGGGGCTGTCCCGTCAGCTGCTCGCCGGTGCTGCCGAGCAGCCGCGCGGCCTCGTCGTTGGCGCGGTGGATGGCGCCTTCCGGGCTGAGCAGGAACACCGGGACGGGGAGTTCGCGGAAGGTGGTGTTGAGCATCTGCCACTCACGGTCGGCGCCCTCGACGCGCTGCGCGATCCGCTCGCCGTGCGCGTGCAGCTCCTCCATGCAGGTCCGCAACTCGTCTTCGGCGACCTCGAGTTCGACGAGGGCCAGGTCGAGTGCGCCGAGGATGTCCGCGGGGCGGCCGTCACGGCGGCCGCGCAGATCGGAGATCCGCTCGCTGAGCGCGCTCAGTTCCTGATGGAACTCGGCCAGGTCCCAGGACCCGGGACCCTGGGCAGCCGGCATCGCTCCGCTGTTCCGCGGCTGGACAGATGCGCCCCCGGGCCCGGTGCGCGCTGGGTGAGCTGTCATTAACTCAACGTAACGCAACCCGTATCGGACTCGGGCAGAATCGCTGAGCGGCTTGACGTGATGATGTGGAACCGGTATTGCGAAGCGCCGTCTGAAGTGCCGCCCGGTCCGCCGCCGGTGAGGGCGGTGGACCGGGCGGCGGTACCGGTCGGATCAGCGGTTCAGCGGTGGCTGAGACCGCGGTCGATGGCGGCGATCAGTTCGCCGTCGGCGGTGTCGCCGTCCAGGGACCAGACCATGGCGCCGCCCAGTCCGTGGTCGCGGATCCAGGACGTCTTCGCCTTGAGGACCTGGGGATCGTCGTAGGTCCAGAAGTTGGTGCCGTCGTAGAGCCACGCGAAGCCGTTACGGGTGTCGCGGTACACCTGGTAAGTGCCCGAGGCCGCAAGGGCCTTGAGGGCGTGGTAGTCCTCGTTGCCCGGCTGCCAGGTGGCGGGGGCCGGGCCGGTGGACGGTTGGTAGAGGCCGTGGGTGCCGCCGTCGGGGACGCCGGTCCAGCCCTGGCCGTAGAAGGGCACGCCGAGGACGAGCTGCCGGGCGGGCGCGCCGCGCTTCAGCCAGTCGCCGACGGCCTGCGCGTCACTGAACTCGTTCGGAACGGGGGAGTTCCGGGGAGTGGTGAGCGCCGACTGCTGGTTGGTGGTGGCCTCGTAGGGCCCGTGGAAGTCGTAGCCCTGGACGGTGCCGAAGTCCAGGTAGTTGAAGATCTTGCGGGCCTCGAAGCCGGCGTCGATCTTGGCCGGGGCGGCCGGGAGGAACGCCGACAGGTCGTAGTGCCGGTGCGTCCGGCGGCCGTACGCGTCGAGCTGGCGGCGGAACTCGGCGGTGAGCGCCGTGAAGTTCCGCTTGTCCTCGGGGCGGTAGACGGTGCCGGTGTTGCCGGCCGAGCCCGGCCACTCCCAGTCGATGTCGATGCCGTCGAACAGGCCCGCGGCGGACCCGGGGCCGCCCTTGCCGTCGAGCAGCGGCAGGTTGCCCTTGATGAAGACGTCGATGCAGGACGCGACGAAGGCGCTCCGCGAGGCGGGCGTGAGCGCCGCGTCGGAGAAGTTCGTGGACCAGCCCCAGCCGCCGATCGAGATCATCGTCTTGAGGCGCGGGTTGGCCTTCTTGAGCTCGCGCAGCTGGTTGAAGTTGCCCGCCAGCGGCTGCTCCGCGGTGTCGGCGGTGCCGTCCACGGAACTCGCGGCGTCGAGCGGACGCTGGTAGTCGGCCCAGGCGTCGCCCTGGCCGGGCACGTTCGCCTCGAAGCACTTGCCGTCGGTGCCGATGTTGGCGAAGGCGTAGTTGAGGTGCGTCAGCTTGGCGGCGGTACCGCTGGTCTGCAGATTCTTGACCTGGTAGTTGCGCCCGTAGATGCCCCACTGGGTGAAGTAGCCGACCCGCTTGTACTCGGGGCCCTGGTGGTGCTCGGGCTGGTGCGCGCTGGCGGCGGTGGTGAGCGCGGGCAGCCCCACCACCAGGGACAGGGAGCAGGCGGCGACGGCCAGCCTGCCGAGAAATCTTCGACGCATGGGGCTCTTTCCTGTGCGTGAGCCGGGAATGTAGCCGTGCTGTGCGGGGTGCGCTGTGCGGGAGTGCTGTGCCGGGACATGCGGAAACGTGCAGAACAGGAAAGTATTGGCCTAGACCAATACGGTCAAGGGGGTACGGCAAGGTTCCGGGGAGTCCGTAGGATCCCCGGGTGGACATACCGCCGCCCCATCCGCCGTCAGAAGACCAGCCCCAGCCGCAGCCGGAGGACCAGCCCCGGCCGCCGCAGGACGATCAGCCGCAGCCGGAGGACCGGCCCGGGCCGCCGGCGAACGATCAGCCGCAGCCGGAAGACGCGCCGCGGCCGCCGGCGAACGACGGGCCGAGCCTGGTGAAGTCGGCCGAACCGGCCACGCCCGAGCCCGCCGCGTCCGAACCGAGCGCAGCCGCTGCACCCGCGCCGGATCCGACCGCTTCCGACCCTGCCGCTTCCGATCCCGCCGCCTCGGGCCTGCCGTCGTATCCGCAGCCCCCGGCCGGGCCGCAGCCGCCGTACGGTCAGGGGCCGCACGGCCGGCCGCCGTTCCCGCCGCCGGGTCCGTACGGGCAGCCTCCGTACGGCCAGCCGCCGTACGGGCAGGGCCCGTACCCGCCGCCGCCGTACCAGCAGTACTGGTACCCGCCGCCGCCCGCGCCGTCGATGAACGGCATGGCCATCGCGTCCTTCGTGCTGGCCGTGAGCTGCATCCCCGTGTTCGGGGTGGTGTTCGGGATCATCGCGCTCTCCCAGATCCGCAAGCGGGGGCAGCAGGGCAAGGCGCTGGCCATCTCGGGTATCGCGGTCTCCGGCGTGGCGACGCTCTTCCTCGCGGTGGTGATCACCCTCGGGGTGGTCGGCGCCCTGGACAGCGGCACGCGCACGGACGACCTGCGGACGGGCCAGTGCTTCAACCTGCACGGTGATTCGCTCAGCGAATCCAGCGGGGAGTCCAAGGGCGTCGACGTGGTGCCGTGCGCCGAGGAGCACGACGCGGAGACCTTCGGCGTCACCTCCCTCTCGGACGCGCCCTCGGACTACCCGGGCGACGACGAGGTGCAGACGCTGGCGGACACCAAGTGCAACGTGCTCGCGGAGGACTACCTCGACGGCTCCGACCGGTCGGTCGACTCGCTCAGCATCTACTACTCGCTGCCGCGCAAGAGCGGTTGGTCGAACGGCGACCGCAGGGTGACCTGCTTCTTCGGCGACGGCGGCCGGAAGATGACCGGCTCGGTCAAGGCGTCCTCGGGGGACTCGGGAACCCACGCGTAAACCTTTGGGCATGGCTTGCGGTCAACCACCCAGGGTTGTCAAGCTGTCGCAGATAGTCAACCTGAGGGAGGGGCACCGTGCCTTTCGGTGAGCAGCCCGCATACCTTCGTGTGGCCGACGACCTGCGCCAGAAGATCCTCGACGGAACGCTCGCGCCGCACACCCGGCTGCCCTCCCAGGCGCGCATCCGTACCGAGTACGGGGTGTCCGACACCGTCGCGCTGGAGGCACGCAAGGTGCTGATGGCCGAGGGGTTCGTCGAGGGGCGCTCCGGCTCGGGGACGTACGTGCGCGAGCGCGCCGAACCGCGCCGCATCATCCGCTCGGGCTACCGCCCGGCGAGCCCGCCCAGCCCCTTCCGCCAGGAGCAGGGCGACGAGGGCGTGAAGGGCACCTGGGAGTCGAGCAGCAACCAGGACCTGGCGACGCAGCCGGTGGCCGAGCGGCTGCGGATCGAGCCGGGGGACCGCGTCATGCGCACGCGTTACCTCTACCGGACCGACGGCGAGCCGATGATGCTCGCGACCTCGTGGGAGCCGCTGGCGGTCACCGGCCGCACCCCGGTGATGCTGCCGGAGGAGGGGCCGCTCGGCGGCCAGGGTGTCGTCGAGCGGATGGCGGGCATCGAGTTCGTGGTCGACAACATGGTCGAGGAGGTCGGCGCGCGGCCCGGTCTCGCGGACGAGACGGCGGCGCTCGGCGGAGTGCCCGGCCACATCGTGATGGAGGTCAGGCGGACGTACTTCGCGTCCGGCCGACCGGTGGAGACCGCGGACATCATCGTGCCGGCCGAGCGGTACCGCGTTGCATACCACCTGCCGGTGAAGTGACCGGTGAAGTGATCGATAGCCGGACATCGGGGTCCGGGCCTGTCATGCGGACGTAACGCGAGGCCGACGGCCTTAACCGGCGGGCAATCGAGTCCCGCCACCGCTTGTCATGTCCGGAACCTACTTTGCGGCGATGACGGACACCGCGACACCCAGGGACACCGCGACACCCGAGGCGCCGGCAGTGCCCGGCACCCCCGAGCCGCCCGGCCCAGCCGGTACAGCCGGCACATCCGGCGCGCCCAAGAGGAACTACGCCAAGCTCGCGGCCGACGAGAGCCGTGAGGACTACTCGCTGCGCTACGCGCCGCATTCCTTCCGCCGCTGGTCGCCGACGATGGTGGCGTCCACCGCCCTCGGCGGGATCGCCTATCTCGCGGACTTCGCGATCGGCGCGTCGATCGTCTTCACCTACGGCTTCACCAGCGGGCTCGCCTCGATCCTGTGCGCCGCGGCGATCATCTTCCTCACCGGCATCCCCATCGCCCGCGCCTGCGCCACCTACGGCCTGGACATGGACCTCGTCACGCGCGGCGCGGGCTTCGGCTACTTCGGCTCCACCCTCACGTCGCTGATCTACGCGAGCTTCACGTTCATCTTCTTCGCGCTCGAGGGCTCGATCATGGCGCAGGCGCTGCACTCGGCCCTGCACATCCCGGTGGCGGTCGGCTATCTGATCACCACGCTCATCGTCATCCCGTTCGTCTTCCGGGGGATGGGCGCGCTCGCCAGGCTCCAGGCGTGGACGCAGCCGGTCTGGCTGATCGGCCTGGTGCTGCCGTTCCTCGTCCTGGCCTTCAAGTCGCCTGACTCCTGGGGTGCGTTCGGCTCCTTCGGCGGCACCGAGGGGGCGGGCTCCGGCTTCCACTGGCTCGGCTTCGGGCTCGGTACGGGCGTGGCGCTCTCGCTCATCGCGCAGATCGGTGAACAGGCCGACTACCTGCGGTTCATGCCCGCCAAGACCGAGCAGAACAAGCGCCGTTGGAACCTCGCGGTGCTCGCCGCCGGGCCCGGCTGGGTGATCATCGGCGCGGCCAAGCAGCTCGGCGGCGCGTTCCTCGCCTTCTGCGCGCTCGCGGCCGTCGGCAAGACGCACGCGCTGGAGCCGATCGCACCGCAGATCGAGGCGCTCAAGCCCTGGCTGGGGTCGGTGGCGCTGCCGGCGGCCGCGGTCTTCGTCGTGGTCTCGCAGATCAAGATCAACACGACCAACGCCTACAGCGGGTCGCTGTCCTGGTCGAACTTCTTCTCCCGGATCACCCACAAGCACCCGGGCCGCGTCTGGTACATCTTCCTGAACCTCGGCATCGCGCTGACGCTGATGGAGATGAACATGTTCTCCATGCTCGGCAAGTTGCTGGGCTTCTACTCCAACGTCGGCATCGCGTGGATCGCGGCGGTCACCGCCGACCTCGTCATCAACAAGCCGCTCGGACTGAGCCCGAAGTACATCGAGTTCAAGCGCGCCTATCTGCACGCGGTGAACCCGGCCGGCTTCGGCGCGATGGCCATCGCCTCGACCGTCTCGATCCTCGCCTTCTTCGGTCTCTTCGGCGAGTACGCGGAGGCGTTCAGCACCTTCATCGCCCTCGGCCTCGCCCTGACGCTCAGCCCGCTGCTGGCCTGGGCGACCAAGGGCCGCTACTACCTGGCCCGGCCGAATCCGGTCAATGGTCCAGGGGTTGAAGTAGCGGATGTGACGGCCACCCACACCTGCGCGGTGTGCGCGACCGCGTACGAACTGCCGGACGTGGCCGACTGTCCGGTCCAGTCGGGGCCGATCTGCTCGCTGTGCTGCAGTCTCGACGCCGGGTGCGGAGACGTCTGCAAGGACGCGGACGGCGGCGGGGGACCGGTCCTGATGCCGCTGCCCACCGTTCGAACCAGCTGATCCAGTCGTACAGTTGGCCGAATCGGTACCTCTTCGTGGCAACTCGTACCCGAGCTGTGAAGCGCGGGCGTAGTGTCGGGCATATGCGGATTGCCGTTTCCTCGGACATGGATGAACCGGTGGCGCGGCTGGTCGTCGACGAGCTGCGCCACCGCGGCCACACCGTGCTCGCCTTCGGGGCGCTGCGGGCCGGAGATCGTATGGGAATGAGGAGGGGCGCGGAGCTCGGTGGAGGGGTGGTGGCGGGCGACGGGTGGGCGTGGAGCGCCGAGGCCGCCGCGCGTGAAGTGGCGGCCGGCCGTACCGAGCAGGCCGTGGTCTGCTGCTGGACGGGTACGGGTGCGTCCATCGCCGCCAACAAGGTGGCGGGCGTGCGCGCCGCCCTGTGCGGTGACGCCTACACGGCGCGTGGCGCGCGCCAATGGAACGACGCGAACGTGCTGGCCCTCAGCCTGCGGCTGACCAGCGGGGCGCTGCTCTCCGAGATCCTGGACGCGTGGTTCGACGCGGTCGCGAGCGGCGACGCGGACGTCCAGGCCAACATCGAGCATGTCGATTCCATCGGGGGTTCCGACGGGGCTTCCGGCGGGATTGCCGACGATGCGTCGGATGAGGCTCACGACGGGGCTCCGGTCGGGGAGACGGTCCGATGACCGATCTCCCGTGGGTCGTCGTACGCCAGGACGACAACGGCAACCGCTACCGCGTCGGCCGGTACGCGACGCGTGAGGAAGCCGAACGCGTCTCCGACATGCTGGACGCGCGCGGTCACAAGCAGCTCTACCTCGTCGAGCGGATCGACCGCCAGGCGTCGTAGGGTTCCGCGCATGACATTGCGCGTGGTCGTGGGCGGAGCCGTACTGGACCAGGGACGGCTCCTCGCCGCCCGCCGCAGCGCCCCGCCCGCGCTCGCCGGGCGCTGGGAGCTGCCGGGCGGCAAGGTCGAGCCGGGCGAGACCCACGAGCAGGCCCTGGTGCGCGAGCTGCGCGAGGAACTCGGCGTCGAGGTCGAGCCGATCGCCCGGATCCCGGGGGAGTGGCCGCTGAGCGCGGGGCTGGTCCTGCACGCGTGGACGGCGCGGCTGGTGTCCGGAACCCCGGAGCCGCTGGAGGACCACGACGAGCTGCGGTGGCTGTCGCCGGACCGCATCCACGACGTCGACTGGCTCGACCAGGACCGCCCAGCGGTCGCCTGGACCGCCGCCCACCTCCTCGCCTCCGGCTGAGGTTTCCCCCTCCTACCTGTGCCGCCGGATGCGCTCCGGCGCGGGGCGGGGCGGGGGTGGCCTCAAGCGCCGGCCGGGCTGAGCGGACTCCCTTGCGCATCAGGTGGCCTCAAGCGCCGGCCGGGCTGAATGGGTTCGTTCCGGCGCGAGGTGGGCTGAGCACGATGGCCTCAAACGCCGGCCGGGCAGATGGGGCTCGCTTGCGCGCCGGATGGCCAACCGCCGGGCCGTCCGGGTGGTAACCGCAGCCGCCCGCCTCGGCCGTGAGCGCCCGCCCCGGCCGAGGCCGTGACCCCGGCACCGCGGGCCCCTCGCCCGCCACCGGAGGCGGGCCCCGCGCCGCAGCACCCGCCCCCGGCCGAGGCCGTACCCCCGGCCGAGGCCGTACCCCCGACTGAGGGCGCGACCCCCCCGCGCCGCAGGCGGACCCGGCACCGCGGGCCCCTCGCCCGCCACCGGAGGCGGGCCCCGCGCCGCAGCACCCGTCCCCGGCTGAGGCCATGACCCCCCACCGCGCCGCAAGCGGACCCCCGCCCCTGGCGGCGCCCGCCCCCGCCCGCCACCGGGCCCCGCCCCGCCGTACTCCCCCACCGCGCCGGAAGCGGCGCGGTACGGAGGGGGAGATATCGGGTATGTGGGGGTTGATCCCTCTTCATAGCCGGGCGATCCGGCCCGATTCGGTCAGGGACGATGTGGACGGCTTGAGCAGCAGCGATGAGGCGGCGGGGGCGCGGAGGCGCGGTGGGCTGCAGCCGGGGCCGGTGGCCGAGGCCGGGGACAGCCCGACGGGCACG from the Streptomyces sp. RKAG293 genome contains:
- a CDS encoding SDR family NAD(P)-dependent oxidoreductase, which translates into the protein MSSRFDSKVIVVTGGNSGMGRAVAERVASEGAGVVIAARRKDVGEEVAAGIRAAGGRAVFVGADVTVEEEAARVVEAAVAEFGRLDGAFNNVGGVNAFGPVQSIDADGWQADIAHNLSTVFYGLKYQIPAIVAAGGGAIVNNASNLGVVGMAGVSPYVAAKHGVVGLTRAVALETAEQGVRVNALVTGGVDTPLFRATMGATPEAVAAIAAMHPMGRIALPEEIAAFAAFLLSDEAAFITGAALAVDGGFTAR
- a CDS encoding ATP-binding protein — translated: MKQQPGALGRNALPAAVPVLATPTAPTAPCGPAQAAIPAQVPVPAPGPPGTAFRTFPGTPAHVSTARRYVTQFLADPGYRHVIDDAVLLVSELASNAILHTRSGDPLGGFTVELGFSADTVRIAVHDQGSREVPRVLHGNGEGGRGLGLVEVLAADWGITGGPAGRTVWFALTLRP
- a CDS encoding SpoIIE family protein phosphatase yields the protein MPAAQGPGSWDLAEFHQELSALSERISDLRGRRDGRPADILGALDLALVELEVAEDELRTCMEELHAHGERIAQRVEGADREWQMLNTTFRELPVPVFLLSPEGAIHRANDEAARLLGSTGEQLTGQPLAARVQAEYRRVFRSALGAAQRGARPGPLPLLLTSTDGTSAVRIQLAQLRTPPGARPLISAVVLSPDSGESPDAHDPPRPRDDAARTDRADAGTVHRAIAASNRTSIRDRSPDTATQRDEVAMGVRRLDVVCRMTRLLVGEPLRPGPGLLERAASLLADEFSARVIFFLVRAGTPHQVAAMPADAPPYARPAPGPRPGTRAGREASTATAQRVARAVISSGAALLEPAPPVDGVTPRPLGPVLGVPLGTGPETLGALVLLRCGGSHGFTLPDLGLLEELGQHLAMALLAERDHRRQENAAQVLQFSLLPSELPEIPFTEVAGLYRPPGGGPQVGGDFYDAFATLGGWGLVVGDVCGKGVEAASVTAAVRHGIRTLSVWEEHPDVVLEKVNHAMAVQHPTDRFVTAVFAHVRAERGQARVRLASAGHLPAAVLRADGTVGFARGGGRPLGLYASPEAEVEELVLRGGDVLLMYSDGVTEARDRDRSFFDDDRLLTALAGTRGLSAEAVVSAVEQQVMEFAGGSPQDDLTLLALRVVPQEEDRS
- a CDS encoding glycoside hydrolase family 18 protein; the protein is MRRRFLGRLAVAACSLSLVVGLPALTTAASAHQPEHHQGPEYKRVGYFTQWGIYGRNYQVKNLQTSGTAAKLTHLNYAFANIGTDGKCFEANVPGQGDAWADYQRPLDAASSVDGTADTAEQPLAGNFNQLRELKKANPRLKTMISIGGWGWSTNFSDAALTPASRSAFVASCIDVFIKGNLPLLDGKGGPGSAAGLFDGIDIDWEWPGSAGNTGTVYRPEDKRNFTALTAEFRRQLDAYGRRTHRHYDLSAFLPAAPAKIDAGFEARKIFNYLDFGTVQGYDFHGPYEATTNQQSALTTPRNSPVPNEFSDAQAVGDWLKRGAPARQLVLGVPFYGQGWTGVPDGGTHGLYQPSTGPAPATWQPGNEDYHALKALAASGTYQVYRDTRNGFAWLYDGTNFWTYDDPQVLKAKTSWIRDHGLGGAMVWSLDGDTADGELIAAIDRGLSHR
- a CDS encoding DUF4190 domain-containing protein, giving the protein MDIPPPHPPSEDQPQPQPEDQPRPPQDDQPQPEDRPGPPANDQPQPEDAPRPPANDGPSLVKSAEPATPEPAASEPSAAAAPAPDPTASDPAASDPAASGLPSYPQPPAGPQPPYGQGPHGRPPFPPPGPYGQPPYGQPPYGQGPYPPPPYQQYWYPPPPAPSMNGMAIASFVLAVSCIPVFGVVFGIIALSQIRKRGQQGKALAISGIAVSGVATLFLAVVITLGVVGALDSGTRTDDLRTGQCFNLHGDSLSESSGESKGVDVVPCAEEHDAETFGVTSLSDAPSDYPGDDEVQTLADTKCNVLAEDYLDGSDRSVDSLSIYYSLPRKSGWSNGDRRVTCFFGDGGRKMTGSVKASSGDSGTHA
- a CDS encoding GntR family transcriptional regulator, translated to MPFGEQPAYLRVADDLRQKILDGTLAPHTRLPSQARIRTEYGVSDTVALEARKVLMAEGFVEGRSGSGTYVRERAEPRRIIRSGYRPASPPSPFRQEQGDEGVKGTWESSSNQDLATQPVAERLRIEPGDRVMRTRYLYRTDGEPMMLATSWEPLAVTGRTPVMLPEEGPLGGQGVVERMAGIEFVVDNMVEEVGARPGLADETAALGGVPGHIVMEVRRTYFASGRPVETADIIVPAERYRVAYHLPVK
- a CDS encoding RpiB/LacA/LacB family sugar-phosphate isomerase gives rise to the protein MRIAVSSDMDEPVARLVVDELRHRGHTVLAFGALRAGDRMGMRRGAELGGGVVAGDGWAWSAEAAAREVAAGRTEQAVVCCWTGTGASIAANKVAGVRAALCGDAYTARGARQWNDANVLALSLRLTSGALLSEILDAWFDAVASGDADVQANIEHVDSIGGSDGASGGIADDASDEAHDGAPVGETVR
- a CDS encoding SPOR domain-containing protein, with the protein product MTDLPWVVVRQDDNGNRYRVGRYATREEAERVSDMLDARGHKQLYLVERIDRQAS
- a CDS encoding (deoxy)nucleoside triphosphate pyrophosphohydrolase encodes the protein MTLRVVVGGAVLDQGRLLAARRSAPPALAGRWELPGGKVEPGETHEQALVRELREELGVEVEPIARIPGEWPLSAGLVLHAWTARLVSGTPEPLEDHDELRWLSPDRIHDVDWLDQDRPAVAWTAAHLLASG